A genome region from Cytophagales bacterium includes the following:
- a CDS encoding Mrp/NBP35 family ATP-binding protein, producing MDIKQQDILKALSKVEEPDLKQDLVTLDMIKDIKIEGKKVSFTILLTTPACPLKELLKSSCIEAIKETVDKDLDITVNFTSEVTSVRSDEGPVLPKVKNIVAVASGKGGVGKSTITANLAVALAISGAKVGLIDADIFGPSIPGMFNVEDKKPGITAVNGKNMITPIEQYGVKLISIGFLAPSDNAVVWRGPMASSALKQFISDSNWGGLDYLFIDLPPGTSDIHLTLVQTVPLTGAIIVTTPQKVALDDAQKAIAMFQMPQINVPVLGIVENMSYFTPLELPDNKYYIFGKDGGKDLAKRNNIPLLGCIPLVQNIRESGDNGHPAILDGKDHDNTGDTVNSGVFTALAESVAQQIAIKNALIMEDV from the coding sequence ATGGATATTAAACAGCAAGACATACTAAAAGCCTTAAGCAAGGTAGAAGAACCCGACCTGAAGCAAGACCTTGTTACGCTTGATATGATCAAAGATATTAAAATTGAGGGTAAGAAGGTAAGCTTTACCATATTATTAACCACTCCTGCCTGTCCTTTAAAAGAGCTGCTTAAAAGCTCTTGTATTGAAGCTATTAAAGAAACGGTAGATAAGGATTTGGATATAACGGTTAATTTTACTTCTGAAGTAACATCGGTAAGATCAGATGAGGGGCCGGTATTGCCAAAAGTAAAAAACATTGTTGCAGTTGCATCCGGTAAGGGCGGGGTAGGGAAGTCTACCATTACTGCGAACCTTGCAGTGGCATTGGCAATATCCGGGGCTAAAGTGGGATTGATTGATGCAGATATTTTTGGCCCCTCTATACCTGGAATGTTTAATGTTGAAGATAAAAAACCGGGCATAACAGCAGTAAATGGCAAAAACATGATCACACCCATTGAACAATATGGCGTAAAATTGATCTCCATAGGATTTTTAGCCCCTTCGGATAATGCTGTTGTGTGGCGGGGCCCTATGGCAAGTTCGGCATTAAAGCAATTTATCTCTGATAGCAATTGGGGTGGGTTGGATTACTTATTTATTGATCTGCCTCCCGGTACAAGCGATATTCATTTAACTTTGGTCCAGACAGTGCCTCTCACAGGCGCTATTATTGTCACCACCCCGCAAAAAGTTGCCCTTGATGATGCTCAAAAAGCAATAGCTATGTTTCAGATGCCACAGATTAATGTTCCGGTATTGGGAATTGTAGAGAATATGTCTTATTTTACACCGCTGGAATTGCCGGATAATAAATATTATATTTTCGGAAAAGATGGTGGTAAGGATCTGGCAAAGAGAAATAATATTCCTTTGTTAGGCTGTATTCCTTTAGTTCAAAATATAAGAGAATCTGGTGATAATGGCCATCCTGCAATATTGGATGGCAAAGATCATGATAATACCGGGGATACTGTAAATTCCGGGGTATTTACAGCGCTTGCTGAATCTGTTGCACAGCAGATCGCAATAAAGAACGCTTTAATAATGGAAGATGTATAA
- a CDS encoding NifU family protein, giving the protein MNTEKTISDKDLMNRIENALESIRDYLEIDGGDVKLVEVTKDMVAKVELLGNCSSCSISEITMKAGIEETIKQAVPEIKAVVAINDHSS; this is encoded by the coding sequence ATGAATACCGAAAAGACTATATCAGATAAAGATTTAATGAATAGGATAGAAAACGCACTTGAATCTATCAGGGATTACCTCGAAATTGATGGTGGAGATGTAAAGTTAGTAGAGGTAACAAAAGATATGGTAGCAAAAGTAGAGCTTCTTGGCAACTGCAGCTCGTGCTCTATATCAGAAATTACCATGAAAGCAGGTATAGAAGAAACCATAAAACAGGCAGTGCCGGAGATAAAAGCAGTTGTAGCTATTAATGATCACAGTTCTTAA
- the dnaG gene encoding DNA primase, whose product MGNISKKTVDQIHNAIDIVDVINDFVPLKRKGKDMKALCPFHNEKTPSFSVSAARGIFKCFGCGKGGDAISFIKEYQGFSYYEALKYLANKYGIQVEEDEFTDEDLKQQSEIESLYIVMSYACKYYQELLFEHPEGKSIGMTYLKERGYNEKTIRDFQLGYSLNQWDAFSVVALKNGHSADMLEKAGLIIRKEAKQYDRFRERLIFPIHNQAGKVIAFGARILKSAKDQPKYVNSPETEIYSKSKVLYGIYQAKQAIRQEDNCYLVEGYTDVISLHQAGIHHVVASSGTSLTEDQVRLIARFSKNITILYDGDEAGIKASIRGVDMILEAGLNVKIIMFPEDEDPDSYLNKKGTSDFKAYLLNNQKNFITFITEFYLKDAGNDPAKKAQTIREVVTSISKIPGPTERTIFLKECSKLLEIDENTLAYELHKKLGEKRKASFPHEFPTKEAGKDDPEEDIFLYEGELIKFMMLYASFKIDEKRKFIEYVLEQIEGLEFLTPVYSKMLNIIKSELGKGNIPDENFFLKNEDEGIKNEAINLLSEQDVVSENWKKKHKIDVPEDKDILASITHKTIQRLKMRYVQKWEHENKSEMQKTANTKEIEQLQKVHLKLKEDERKIASELGNIVVSA is encoded by the coding sequence ATGGGCAATATCTCTAAAAAAACAGTTGACCAGATCCACAATGCCATAGACATCGTAGATGTTATCAATGACTTTGTACCTTTAAAGAGAAAGGGTAAAGATATGAAGGCACTTTGTCCTTTCCATAACGAAAAGACCCCTTCATTTTCGGTTTCTGCTGCAAGGGGTATTTTTAAATGTTTTGGCTGTGGAAAAGGAGGCGATGCCATATCTTTTATAAAGGAATACCAGGGTTTTAGTTATTATGAAGCGCTCAAATACTTAGCCAATAAATATGGAATACAGGTTGAAGAAGATGAATTTACAGATGAAGACCTAAAGCAGCAAAGCGAAATAGAGAGCTTGTACATAGTGATGAGTTATGCTTGTAAATATTACCAGGAGCTGCTTTTTGAACATCCGGAGGGGAAATCAATAGGCATGACATATTTAAAAGAAAGGGGATATAACGAAAAAACCATCAGGGATTTTCAATTAGGCTATAGCCTGAATCAATGGGATGCCTTTAGCGTTGTGGCTCTGAAAAATGGCCATAGCGCTGATATGCTTGAGAAAGCCGGCTTAATAATTCGCAAGGAAGCAAAGCAATACGACAGGTTCAGGGAAAGGTTAATTTTTCCAATCCATAACCAGGCAGGAAAAGTGATCGCATTTGGAGCCAGGATATTGAAATCTGCCAAAGACCAACCCAAATATGTCAACTCACCTGAAACGGAAATTTATTCCAAAAGCAAGGTCTTGTATGGCATATACCAGGCAAAACAGGCAATCCGGCAGGAAGATAACTGCTATTTGGTGGAAGGCTACACTGATGTGATCTCGTTGCACCAGGCTGGGATACATCATGTTGTTGCCTCATCAGGCACTTCGCTTACAGAAGACCAAGTGAGGTTGATTGCCAGATTTTCTAAAAATATAACAATTTTATATGATGGAGACGAGGCAGGCATAAAAGCATCTATCCGGGGGGTTGATATGATCCTGGAAGCAGGACTGAATGTAAAAATAATAATGTTTCCTGAGGATGAAGACCCGGACAGCTATCTTAATAAAAAAGGCACATCGGATTTTAAAGCTTATTTGCTCAATAACCAAAAAAACTTCATCACTTTTATCACCGAATTCTATCTCAAAGATGCCGGCAATGATCCGGCTAAAAAAGCTCAAACTATTCGGGAAGTGGTTACAAGCATTTCAAAAATACCAGGACCGACTGAACGAACTATATTCTTAAAAGAATGCAGTAAACTTTTAGAAATTGATGAGAATACATTAGCCTATGAACTACATAAAAAACTGGGTGAAAAAAGAAAAGCATCTTTTCCTCATGAGTTTCCAACAAAAGAAGCAGGAAAAGATGATCCGGAGGAGGATATCTTTTTATATGAGGGGGAGCTGATAAAATTCATGATGCTTTATGCGTCTTTTAAAATAGATGAAAAAAGGAAATTTATAGAGTATGTATTAGAGCAAATAGAAGGTCTGGAATTTCTAACTCCTGTTTACTCCAAAATGCTCAATATCATAAAAAGTGAGCTTGGTAAAGGAAATATTCCTGATGAAAACTTTTTCTTAAAAAATGAAGATGAAGGTATAAAAAATGAAGCGATCAATCTGCTGTCTGAACAAGATGTGGTTAGCGAAAACTGGAAGAAGAAACATAAAATTGATGTCCCTGAAGATAAGGACATATTAGCCAGCATCACACATAAAACTATACAACGCTTAAAGATGAGGTATGTACAGAAGTGGGAACATGAAAATAAAAGCGAAATGCAAAAAACGGCAAATACAAAAGAAATTGAACAGCTCCAGAAAGTACATTTAAAACTAAAAGAAGATGAGCGGAAAATTGCTTCGGAGTTGGGTAATATTGTTGTAAGCGCATAG
- a CDS encoding T9SS type A sorting domain-containing protein, translated as MLMKTFNKLYLIFILCILFSIHLCIAQTWQWGEKIDIISLWPQGPRIAVDDCGNSYVTGNGIGGSADIFLAKYDPHGNLIWIKQPEGSGIDKALEITLDESNNIYITGFFNWWISGTDSGIVIFEDDTLISKGNADIFIAKYDSDGNMLLVKQAGGKYQDQGSAISVDLLGNIIITGSFNDTIIFDNSDTLISDSSDVFVAKYDSIGNVLWVRQFGGKYYDESVGIAVDDNNNIYITGYFEDTLIFGPDTLSAFVTDDLLFLVKYNASGNEIWAKMGVGNYIGAGNTGEVKDITIDLSNNIYITGYFDDFIYFDSIQLTNFSVNANLFLFKFDTLGNVIWAKKEGGVSARVEGYGISTDDSSNIYITGNFGGTVSFGNDTLIDTTFSNIFVVKYNSAGNNIWVKQAGGEYFDSGYGIDIDKRGNAYITGIFGSFLFPGGTAVFGDDTLEVTASDWSGFIAKLGNPSLSINIINSSNVICNGDSNGYAIVTSNGGIMPYTYFWSNGDTTDSIGDLTAGTYTVIITDSLECSVTGSVTITGPTPLTASIAQISNISCFNECDGEAIVSYSGGTTPYMIAWDDSTAFSDTIITLCSSNHTVIIYDSNGCIAFDTITIIEPDSITITYTIDSANQGNNDGVIYLTVTGGTQPYTFSWSNGDTTEDLDSILAGTYIVLVTDSLGCIDSASIEVQEITGIQQFLSIITELKVYPNPNDGNFQIDYQLPEGQKGELTIFNIMGKKLFTYPLVNEMNSLKISKGSVLKNGLYFYQIVINNHIVTTEKLLIMAY; from the coding sequence ATGCTAATGAAAACTTTTAACAAGCTATACTTAATTTTTATCCTTTGTATATTATTTTCTATCCATCTCTGTATAGCTCAAACATGGCAATGGGGAGAAAAAATAGATATTATTAGTTTATGGCCTCAAGGTCCTCGCATAGCAGTAGATGATTGTGGTAATAGCTATGTTACCGGTAACGGTATTGGAGGAAGTGCTGATATATTCTTGGCAAAATATGATCCTCATGGAAATCTGATTTGGATAAAACAACCAGAAGGTTCCGGCATTGATAAAGCACTTGAAATTACCTTAGACGAATCAAACAATATTTATATTACAGGTTTTTTTAATTGGTGGATTTCTGGAACTGATAGTGGTATTGTAATATTTGAAGACGATACCTTAATAAGTAAAGGTAATGCTGATATTTTCATCGCTAAATATGATTCGGATGGTAATATGTTATTGGTTAAACAAGCCGGAGGTAAATATCAGGATCAGGGATCCGCAATTAGTGTTGATTTATTAGGTAACATTATAATCACCGGCTCTTTTAATGATACCATTATTTTTGATAACTCAGATACTTTGATTTCAGATTCATCTGATGTATTTGTGGCAAAATACGATTCAATTGGGAATGTCCTTTGGGTAAGACAATTTGGTGGTAAATACTATGATGAAAGTGTAGGAATCGCTGTAGATGACAATAACAATATTTATATAACAGGCTATTTTGAAGATACACTTATATTTGGTCCAGATACACTTTCGGCTTTTGTTACTGATGATTTATTATTTTTAGTAAAATATAATGCTTCCGGTAATGAAATTTGGGCTAAAATGGGTGTTGGAAATTACATTGGTGCTGGGAATACCGGAGAGGTAAAAGATATAACTATTGATCTCTCAAATAATATCTATATTACAGGTTATTTTGATGATTTTATTTATTTTGACTCTATCCAGTTAACCAATTTCAGTGTAAATGCTAATTTATTTTTATTCAAATTCGACACACTTGGCAATGTAATCTGGGCGAAAAAAGAAGGAGGGGTATCAGCAAGGGTAGAAGGTTATGGAATAAGCACAGATGATTCAAGTAATATTTATATTACAGGCAATTTTGGTGGTACAGTTTCTTTTGGAAATGATACATTAATTGATACCACATTTAGTAATATTTTTGTCGTTAAATATAATTCAGCCGGCAATAATATTTGGGTTAAACAAGCAGGTGGGGAATATTTTGATTCTGGATATGGAATTGATATAGATAAGAGGGGGAATGCTTATATTACAGGTATTTTTGGGTCTTTTCTTTTTCCAGGAGGAACTGCTGTTTTTGGAGATGACACTTTAGAAGTTACTGCTAGTGATTGGTCAGGTTTCATCGCAAAATTAGGCAATCCCTCTTTATCAATTAATATTATCAACAGCAGTAATGTAATTTGTAATGGTGACAGCAATGGCTATGCAATAGTAACCTCCAATGGAGGTATCATGCCTTATACTTATTTTTGGTCTAATGGAGATACAACAGATTCAATAGGAGATTTAACAGCAGGAACCTACACCGTAATTATAACGGATTCGCTGGAGTGCAGCGTAACAGGTTCAGTTACAATCACCGGGCCAACACCTTTAACTGCAAGCATTGCTCAAATCAGCAATATAAGCTGCTTTAATGAATGTGATGGTGAGGCTATAGTCTCTTATTCAGGTGGTACAACACCTTATATGATTGCCTGGGATGATTCAACAGCTTTTTCAGATACTATAATCACATTGTGTTCCAGTAATCATACTGTAATAATTTATGATAGCAATGGCTGCATAGCTTTTGATACTATCACAATCATTGAACCTGATTCCATTACAATCACATATACTATTGATTCAGCCAACCAAGGCAATAATGATGGTGTAATATATCTCACAGTAACAGGAGGCACTCAACCTTATACTTTTTCATGGTCAAATGGCGATACTACAGAAGATTTAGACAGCATACTTGCCGGTACTTATATAGTTTTGGTTACAGATTCATTGGGCTGCATTGATTCAGCAAGTATAGAAGTACAGGAAATAACAGGCATTCAACAATTTTTATCAATCATTACCGAGTTAAAAGTTTATCCCAATCCAAATGACGGCAATTTTCAAATAGATTATCAATTACCCGAAGGACAAAAGGGGGAATTAACTATTTTCAATATAATGGGTAAAAAATTATTTACCTATCCTCTTGTAAATGAAATGAACAGCCTTAAAATCAGCAAAGGCAGTGTTTTGAAGAATGGTTTGTACTTTTATCAAATCGTAATTAATAATCATATAGTCACTACAGAAAAATTATTAATAATGGCTTATTAG
- a CDS encoding glycosyltransferase family 4 protein codes for MNIAVNTRLLLTNKLDGIGWFTYETLLRVTRLHPEHHFTFLFDRKYSEEFIFSKNITPVVIAPQARHPFLWYSWFEWSVPRALKKYKADLFLSQDGYLSLSTDVKSLAVIHDLNFEHFSKDLPWLVRKYHKSYFPEFAKKAARIATVSQYSKNDIINIYHVDPDKIDVVYNGANENFKPISKEEKQLCRKKYTHSAPFFLFIGALHPRKNLANLFIAFDSFKKFISSEKPPNNTEEAKIKLLIVGKKKWWTKEMQFAYQGMEFKNEVTFINRLSGIELNNVIASALALTYVSNFEGFGIPVLEAMYCETPVITSDVTSMPEIGGDAVLLVDPASTDSITNAMMKVAKDQKLRKKLINKGKIQRQKFSWDKTADLLWKCIEKVIA; via the coding sequence ATGAACATTGCTGTAAACACCAGGCTACTACTTACAAATAAATTAGACGGAATTGGCTGGTTTACTTATGAAACTTTATTGAGAGTTACCAGGCTTCATCCCGAACATCACTTTACTTTTTTATTTGACAGGAAATATTCCGAAGAATTTATATTTTCTAAGAATATAACTCCTGTGGTGATAGCCCCCCAGGCACGCCATCCTTTTTTGTGGTATTCATGGTTTGAATGGTCTGTTCCGAGAGCATTGAAAAAATACAAAGCTGACTTATTTTTATCACAAGATGGTTATTTGTCTTTGAGTACAGATGTAAAATCATTGGCCGTGATCCATGATCTGAATTTTGAACATTTTTCCAAAGACCTGCCCTGGCTTGTAAGAAAATATCACAAGTCCTATTTCCCTGAATTTGCCAAAAAAGCAGCAAGGATTGCTACTGTCTCACAATATTCTAAAAATGATATAATCAACATATATCATGTTGATCCGGACAAAATTGATGTGGTCTATAATGGGGCAAATGAAAACTTTAAACCCATATCTAAAGAGGAAAAACAGCTTTGTAGAAAAAAATACACTCATAGTGCACCTTTCTTTTTATTTATAGGAGCTTTACATCCTCGTAAAAATCTGGCTAACTTATTTATAGCTTTTGATTCGTTTAAAAAATTTATTTCGAGCGAGAAACCCCCAAATAATACCGAAGAAGCCAAAATAAAACTGTTGATAGTGGGTAAAAAGAAATGGTGGACAAAAGAAATGCAGTTCGCTTACCAGGGAATGGAATTTAAAAATGAGGTGACTTTTATTAATAGATTATCCGGAATTGAACTTAACAACGTAATTGCATCTGCCCTTGCATTAACTTATGTATCAAATTTTGAAGGCTTTGGAATTCCTGTTTTGGAAGCAATGTATTGTGAAACCCCTGTTATTACCTCAGATGTGACTTCCATGCCTGAGATAGGAGGTGATGCTGTACTTTTGGTAGATCCTGCCTCCACAGATTCCATAACAAATGCAATGATGAAAGTTGCAAAAGATCAAAAGTTAAGGAAAAAGCTGATCAATAAAGGTAAAATACAGAGACAAAAATTTTCGTGGGATAAGACGGCAGATTTACTATGGAAATGTATAGAAAAAGTTATCGCATAG
- a CDS encoding T9SS type A sorting domain-containing protein: MRTKTFLIVLFMLAATYLFAQHKMLKSSPGIVVKGEGKKDKVIKRTCGTMAYLEQQKTSDPVGFEKRMNLIETQVQKWKKNHPNSKTNNVVITIPVVVHVVWETATQNISDAQVISQIDVLNEDYRRLNADSTLTPSGFVGVAADCDIEFCLALRDPSGNPTNGITRTQTTVNSWTNDDIKYTAQLGADAWPKNDYLNIWVGNLGGSLLGYATFPNSGPAAEDGVVCGYNYFGRVGTLSPPFNKGRTATHEIGHWFALYHTFDGGCVGTASTNCFSMGDRVCDTPPTSSFNWGCPPGTQNTCTETPVDQNDMTSNFMDYTDDACMNIFTQGQKTRMMGTLNGPRASIKTSQGCIPPSLPLLDAGIISILTPDGTGCADSINPVVTLKNFASDTLTSVTINYQIDADPVNTYSWTGNLATNGTVNINLPAIPISLGGHIFKAYTTNPNGGTDTITFNDAHIHHINCIITQINDDICNADSLLFNIADSSDNTNATAAPGEIPGSCWEDNLVNNSVWFSFIATATGNITATTIAGSMTNSQLTLYVSADNTCSGLLTPFTCNEDIDTAAGNYMSEIAFTGLTPGQIYFLQVDGFNGDQGSFSILLKDQVSSSISEWNNQNTVNIYPNPVNGFVNIGFNFEVNGLLKLSLIDILGQIAYSQEYKQIKNNNFTLDLNNLNNGIYFLKIDDGERIVVKKIIINK, encoded by the coding sequence ATGAGAACAAAAACTTTTCTTATCGTTTTATTTATGCTTGCAGCAACATATTTATTTGCTCAGCATAAAATGCTAAAGTCCAGCCCAGGCATTGTTGTAAAAGGAGAGGGTAAAAAAGATAAAGTAATTAAAAGAACCTGCGGTACGATGGCTTACTTAGAGCAGCAAAAAACCTCAGACCCTGTTGGATTTGAAAAGAGGATGAATTTGATTGAAACACAGGTGCAGAAATGGAAGAAAAACCATCCAAATTCAAAAACAAATAACGTAGTTATAACAATTCCTGTAGTTGTTCACGTAGTTTGGGAAACCGCAACTCAAAACATCTCAGATGCTCAGGTAATTTCACAAATTGATGTTTTAAATGAAGATTACAGAAGACTGAATGCAGATTCTACGCTTACCCCATCCGGATTCGTTGGTGTTGCTGCTGATTGTGACATAGAATTTTGCCTTGCCCTCCGGGATCCATCAGGCAATCCTACAAATGGAATTACCAGAACCCAGACCACGGTTAATTCATGGACCAATGATGACATTAAATATACAGCCCAGTTAGGCGCAGATGCCTGGCCCAAAAATGATTATCTCAATATCTGGGTGGGTAATTTAGGGGGAAGTTTATTAGGATATGCTACATTCCCTAATTCCGGACCTGCTGCTGAGGATGGAGTTGTATGTGGCTATAATTATTTCGGGAGGGTCGGTACGCTTTCCCCGCCATTTAACAAAGGAAGAACCGCTACACATGAAATTGGCCACTGGTTTGCCTTATATCATACCTTTGATGGAGGATGTGTAGGAACCGCTTCAACAAACTGTTTCTCAATGGGTGACAGAGTATGCGACACCCCCCCAACCTCTTCGTTTAATTGGGGCTGCCCCCCTGGCACTCAAAATACCTGCACCGAAACCCCTGTTGACCAGAATGATATGACATCAAATTTTATGGACTATACCGATGACGCTTGTATGAATATATTTACTCAGGGGCAGAAAACAAGAATGATGGGTACGTTAAATGGACCCAGGGCAAGTATCAAAACTTCTCAAGGTTGTATACCTCCTTCTTTACCGCTTTTAGATGCTGGCATCATTAGTATCCTTACACCTGATGGAACCGGTTGTGCAGATTCAATTAATCCGGTTGTAACACTTAAGAATTTTGCCTCTGACACACTTACATCCGTAACGATAAACTACCAAATAGATGCTGATCCGGTAAACACGTACTCATGGACGGGTAATTTAGCTACTAATGGTACTGTCAATATCAACCTGCCTGCAATCCCTATTTCGCTTGGAGGACATATCTTTAAGGCTTATACTACCAATCCCAATGGAGGTACAGATACAATCACTTTTAATGATGCACATATACACCATATCAATTGTATAATAACACAAATTAATGATGATATATGTAATGCCGACTCGTTACTTTTTAATATTGCTGATAGTAGTGACAATACCAATGCAACGGCTGCTCCAGGCGAAATCCCAGGATCGTGCTGGGAAGATAACCTGGTAAATAATAGTGTATGGTTTAGTTTTATAGCCACAGCTACCGGAAACATTACAGCAACTACTATTGCCGGTAGCATGACAAATTCTCAGCTAACGTTGTATGTTTCAGCGGATAATACATGCTCAGGTCTGCTCACTCCATTTACATGCAATGAAGATATTGATACCGCTGCCGGTAACTATATGTCTGAAATTGCTTTTACAGGTTTGACGCCTGGTCAAATTTACTTCCTTCAGGTTGATGGTTTTAATGGGGATCAAGGGAGTTTTAGTATTCTATTGAAAGATCAGGTAAGTAGTAGTATTTCTGAATGGAATAACCAAAACACTGTTAACATTTATCCTAATCCTGTAAATGGCTTTGTAAACATCGGCTTTAATTTCGAGGTAAATGGCCTCCTTAAATTATCGCTGATTGATATATTAGGACAAATTGCTTATTCTCAGGAATATAAGCAAATAAAAAATAATAATTTTACTTTGGATTTGAATAATCTCAATAATGGAATTTATTTTCTCAAAATTGATGATGGGGAAAGAATTGTCGTTAAGAAAATTATTATCAATAAGTAA
- a CDS encoding PKD domain-containing protein has translation MTKKKLIFKILIFILINICSKSFAQWQTIYYPDSVYTLPVLESVYFVDYNNGMAAGSGVSTWVKAIIIRTKDNGLTWDTVFYSVDSSTFEQITFSNSNTAFAVGIKVFQLGQKGMIARTNDFGNNWDTTITSAKLHSVSFPSDSIGYAVGSGGTVLKTTDAGNNWFTQNSTVNDYLYSVYFLNDTVGFSCGDTFVLKTMDGGNSWSNINIGGLPANGYPYQQVFFSSDSVGYYMRSSDGFITYVYKTIDGGINWNLQSTLPSFENYSAMFFINDTTGYIMGWFSMLKTIDGGASWNIQTSIPGGFWNEMQDVFFLNKDTGFAVGPGMFHKTTIGGECVTPASFSFSDSLLTVSFYDSMFNSTSWYWAFGDGDTSTQQNPIHTYDSAEIYNVCLTATSICDTVTICDSVTVSCLKPISLFSYIDSSLSVSFSDSSTGATSWLWDFDDGDTDTIQNPAHIYQNPGTYTVILIAGNVCGSDTIMRSVTVNALGISESVFNDFKLYPNPNNGNFKIDYQLSKGKKGKLTIFDIMGKKIFTYPLVNETDNLKISKDEVLENGLYFYQIIINNNIVRREKLLIIK, from the coding sequence ATGACAAAGAAAAAGCTAATTTTTAAAATATTGATTTTTATATTAATTAACATCTGTTCAAAGTCATTTGCTCAATGGCAGACTATTTATTATCCTGATAGTGTTTATACACTACCTGTTCTCGAATCTGTATATTTTGTTGACTATAATAATGGCATGGCAGCAGGTTCGGGTGTTTCTACCTGGGTTAAAGCAATTATAATCAGAACAAAAGATAACGGGTTAACGTGGGATACTGTATTTTATTCAGTTGATTCTTCTACATTTGAGCAAATAACCTTTTCAAATAGTAATACTGCTTTTGCTGTTGGTATAAAAGTTTTCCAGCTTGGTCAAAAAGGAATGATTGCAAGAACTAATGATTTTGGAAATAATTGGGATACTACGATAACATCAGCAAAACTACATTCGGTATCATTCCCAAGCGATAGTATTGGTTATGCTGTAGGTAGTGGTGGAACTGTATTAAAAACTACTGATGCCGGCAACAACTGGTTTACTCAGAATTCAACGGTTAATGATTATCTTTATTCTGTATATTTTCTCAATGATACTGTGGGGTTCTCATGTGGAGATACTTTTGTTTTAAAAACAATGGATGGAGGTAATAGCTGGTCAAATATTAATATCGGGGGTCTTCCTGCTAATGGATATCCTTATCAACAGGTATTCTTTTCTTCTGATAGTGTAGGATATTATATGAGAAGTTCTGATGGTTTCATTACTTACGTTTATAAAACTATTGATGGTGGTATTAATTGGAATTTACAATCCACCCTTCCTTCTTTCGAAAATTATTCTGCAATGTTTTTTATAAATGATACAACGGGTTATATTATGGGATGGTTTTCAATGCTAAAAACTATAGATGGGGGGGCGAGTTGGAATATTCAAACATCCATTCCTGGTGGATTTTGGAATGAAATGCAAGATGTTTTCTTTTTGAATAAAGATACGGGGTTTGCTGTTGGCCCAGGTATGTTTCATAAAACAACAATTGGAGGAGAATGTGTAACTCCCGCTAGTTTTAGTTTTTCAGATTCATTATTAACTGTTTCCTTTTATGATTCAATGTTTAATTCAACAAGCTGGTACTGGGCTTTTGGAGACGGTGATACGAGCACACAACAAAACCCTATCCATACTTATGATAGTGCAGAGATATATAATGTATGCTTAACAGCAACAAGTATATGTGATACGGTTACAATATGTGATTCTGTTACTGTATCTTGTCTTAAACCAATTTCATTATTCAGTTATATAGATTCTTCATTATCAGTTAGCTTTTCAGATTCATCAACAGGTGCAACGAGTTGGCTGTGGGATTTTGATGATGGAGATACAGATACAATTCAAAACCCTGCTCACATTTATCAAAATCCGGGTACATATACAGTAATATTGATTGCTGGTAATGTGTGCGGTAGTGATACTATTATGCGGTCGGTTACAGTAAATGCATTAGGTATAAGTGAGTCGGTATTTAATGATTTTAAATTATATCCCAATCCAAATAATGGCAATTTTAAAATAGATTATCAATTATCTAAAGGAAAAAAGGGGAAGTTAACTATTTTCGATATAATGGGAAAAAAAATATTTACCTATCCTCTTGTAAATGAAACGGATAACCTTAAAATCAGCAAAGATGAAGTTTTGGAAAATGGTTTGTACTTTTATCAAATCATAATTAATAATAATATTGTTAGGAGAGAAAAATTGTTAATAATAAAATAA